The Metabacillus litoralis genome contains a region encoding:
- a CDS encoding CBO0543 family protein, whose protein sequence is MNTSEIVKQMTQVFSNYEQAHSLLVDIWFELIYLTPIWWLGLLLGIFPWLIWWKVHNKNYTGDLFRAGLFMATVSLLLDSLGVQLGLWIYPYNIFPFIPGYFPWDLTLLPITMMLLIEIKLNLNPIYKGTIYSAFSSFIGEPLAIFFKLYEPLHWKNYYSFPIYILLFLLTNQVAKSKLFNSHMSEN, encoded by the coding sequence ATGAACACTAGTGAAATTGTTAAACAAATGACTCAAGTTTTTTCAAATTATGAACAAGCACACTCTCTACTAGTTGATATATGGTTTGAACTTATTTACCTAACTCCCATATGGTGGCTCGGGCTTTTATTAGGAATATTTCCTTGGTTAATTTGGTGGAAGGTACATAATAAGAATTATACTGGCGACCTTTTTCGAGCAGGTCTATTTATGGCTACTGTCTCCCTATTGCTTGATTCACTAGGTGTTCAATTAGGATTGTGGATTTATCCATACAATATCTTTCCCTTCATCCCTGGTTATTTCCCATGGGATCTTACTCTTTTACCAATTACAATGATGCTACTTATTGAAATAAAGCTAAATCTGAACCCTATATACAAAGGCACCATATATTCTGCTTTTTCTTCATTTATTGGTGAGCCACTAGCCATATTTTTCAAGCTATATGAACCTTTACACTGGAAGAATTATTATTCATTTCCCATTTACATATTATTATTTTTATTAACTAACCAAGTAGCAAAGAGTAAGTTATTTAATTCCCATATGTCTGAAAACTAA
- a CDS encoding YIEGIA domain-containing protein, with translation MENTEYAYRGDAYIDGIAKTFESRNYFSLIVSFITGLTIQLVQQFNEIIWINVISGTLVGLVVLYVLKRFSKGKTIGDIAQVKEGKVEVKGSELFVDGIYVSNLLGSENASNLFQEEGLAVVIYPNEEHFRISLDNYGQRQAALFEATRTLGVKRYHFTRKEYAEGRIVITLVPIIKDIDRLIEAVKKTPLLESTKKSHAVMDTNLVGRE, from the coding sequence TTGGAGAACACGGAGTATGCATATCGTGGAGATGCTTATATTGATGGAATTGCAAAAACATTTGAATCAAGGAATTACTTTTCTTTGATCGTTTCTTTTATAACAGGTTTAACTATCCAATTAGTTCAACAATTTAACGAGATAATTTGGATTAATGTAATTTCAGGAACATTGGTAGGACTAGTTGTACTTTATGTTTTAAAACGCTTTTCTAAAGGTAAAACAATTGGTGATATTGCCCAAGTAAAAGAAGGGAAAGTAGAGGTAAAAGGCTCAGAATTATTTGTTGATGGAATATACGTTTCCAATCTCTTAGGATCTGAAAATGCATCAAATTTGTTTCAAGAAGAAGGTTTAGCGGTAGTAATATACCCTAATGAAGAGCATTTCCGCATTTCATTAGATAATTATGGACAAAGACAAGCAGCTTTATTTGAAGCCACACGAACTTTAGGTGTTAAACGATATCATTTTACTCGTAAAGAATATGCAGAAGGTAGGATAGTAATTACTCTTGTTCCAATCATTAAAGATATTGATAGATTGATTGAAGCAGTAAAGAAAACACCATTATTAGAAAGTACAAAGAAAAGCCATGCTGTGATGGATACCAATCTCGTGGGGAGGGAATAA
- a CDS encoding RidA family protein yields MDKVKRVVKIQGFVNSMPEFEEHHKVLNGCSELMLQVFGDKGNHARSVLGAVSVRDNLPIIIDSIFEIEEER; encoded by the coding sequence TTGGATAAAGTTAAAAGAGTAGTAAAAATTCAGGGATTTGTAAATTCAATGCCAGAGTTCGAAGAGCATCATAAAGTTTTAAATGGTTGCTCTGAATTAATGTTACAAGTATTCGGAGATAAAGGTAATCATGCCCGTTCAGTATTAGGTGCAGTTTCTGTTAGAGACAATCTTCCGATTATAATTGATTCTATTTTTGAAATAGAGGAAGAGAGATAG
- a CDS encoding capping complex subunit for YIEGIA, whose product MGREASERPNYELLALITLNKERVLGGKQTSLLAENEEEQKEMTVDIAKAMIADVVKMKNGDYLVIRV is encoded by the coding sequence ATGGGACGTGAAGCATCTGAAAGACCTAACTATGAACTATTAGCACTAATTACATTAAATAAAGAAAGAGTCTTAGGAGGTAAACAAACATCGTTGTTAGCTGAAAATGAAGAAGAACAAAAAGAAATGACAGTGGATATTGCAAAAGCTATGATAGCGGATGTGGTGAAGATGAAGAATGGAGATTATTTAGTAATTAGAGTTTAA
- a CDS encoding sugar nucleotide-binding protein has protein sequence MKILILGGKGFLGSSIMAQALLKNITVYGTSRTISNSINIIKTDVSNKTSLLSLLNKSVPDVIIWALMSDKNEIELVNNGLLNLLSLIKKETKLIFMSTDAIFTDGTGNYVETDKTGLLPSEAPLANYVNGKNIGENLIKNTHKNHMIIRIGPIYGNSLNIEKRTVRIIQKIKRKESVKAQTNLYRCFVHVEDLSTAILELIAIDFLGTIHLGPSKKVSYHTFYKQRLKQLGIKASISACKIDSEENPYISLDTSLNTQKANLILKTSFREI, from the coding sequence ATGAAAATACTTATTTTAGGTGGAAAAGGCTTTTTAGGTTCAAGTATAATGGCTCAAGCACTTTTAAAAAATATAACTGTGTACGGAACCTCGCGTACAATATCTAATAGTATCAATATCATCAAAACAGATGTTTCCAATAAAACCTCATTGTTGTCCTTACTAAATAAATCCGTTCCTGATGTGATTATATGGGCTCTTATGAGTGATAAAAATGAAATTGAATTAGTTAATAATGGACTTTTAAATTTATTATCGTTAATAAAAAAAGAAACCAAGCTGATCTTTATGTCCACAGATGCAATATTTACTGATGGCACTGGAAATTATGTAGAAACAGATAAGACTGGATTACTCCCAAGCGAAGCTCCTTTAGCTAATTATGTTAATGGAAAAAATATCGGAGAAAACTTAATAAAGAATACTCACAAAAATCATATGATAATTCGAATAGGACCTATATATGGTAATTCTTTAAATATTGAAAAGAGAACTGTCCGTATAATTCAGAAAATAAAAAGGAAGGAAAGTGTAAAGGCCCAGACCAATCTGTATCGTTGCTTTGTGCACGTTGAAGATTTATCAACAGCAATCCTTGAGTTAATAGCTATAGATTTTCTTGGGACTATACATTTAGGACCATCTAAAAAGGTAAGTTACCACACCTTTTATAAGCAACGCCTAAAACAGCTGGGAATAAAAGCCTCTATCAGTGCTTGCAAAATTGATAGTGAAGAAAATCCATATATTTCGCTGGATACCTCTCTAAATACCCAAAAGGCTAATTTAATATTAAAAACAAGTTTTCGGGAAATTTAG
- a CDS encoding YIEGIA domain-containing protein: protein MKDGAISTEHIVLILTAIVIGTLARLLTIKQDFRQYPSYPNGYLIHLVTGFVAAALGAVAIPALMTKNFVACNVLNLSYSAV from the coding sequence ATGAAGGACGGTGCCATATCCACAGAACATATTGTACTTATTTTAACAGCCATAGTAATTGGTACACTTGCTCGACTGTTAACAATTAAACAAGACTTTAGGCAGTATCCTAGTTATCCAAACGGATATTTAATTCATCTTGTAACAGGTTTCGTAGCAGCTGCATTAGGTGCAGTGGCAATTCCAGCTTTAATGACAAAGAACTTTGTGGCTTGTAACGTTCTTAACCTTAGCTATTCAGCAGTTTAG
- a CDS encoding YjcZ family sporulation protein has product MSGVGYAGAGFALIVVLFILLIIVGAGGYGYGGGFRY; this is encoded by the coding sequence ATGAGTGGAGTAGGTTATGCAGGTGCAGGCTTTGCTTTAATCGTTGTTCTTTTCATTCTGCTAATCATCGTTGGTGCTGGTGGATATGGTTACGGTGGCGGATTTAGATATTAA
- a CDS encoding GNAT family N-acetyltransferase yields MNIEAIEELSGNKIIDFFKLHWGSPEMVVSSRIYDCSSLDGFAVIDKEDKIIGLITYIIRNNECEIISLDSIEEGRGIGSLLLQEVENLANKKNCNLVKLITTNDNLLALKFYQKRGFILSQIFIDAVKKARKLKPEIPLIGNDGIPIRDEIELIKVLK; encoded by the coding sequence ATGAATATAGAAGCAATTGAGGAATTATCGGGTAATAAAATAATAGATTTCTTTAAGTTGCATTGGGGAAGTCCAGAAATGGTTGTATCCAGTAGGATTTACGATTGTAGCTCTTTAGATGGATTTGCTGTCATAGATAAAGAAGATAAAATTATTGGGTTAATTACTTACATAATAAGAAATAACGAGTGCGAAATTATTTCATTAGATAGTATTGAAGAGGGGCGAGGTATAGGTTCATTATTACTTCAAGAAGTGGAAAACCTTGCTAATAAGAAAAATTGTAATCTTGTTAAACTTATAACAACAAATGATAATTTATTAGCACTAAAGTTTTATCAAAAACGAGGTTTTATCTTGTCACAGATTTTTATTGATGCTGTTAAGAAAGCAAGAAAGTTAAAACCAGAGATACCCTTAATTGGTAATGATGGTATACCAATCAGAGATGAAATTGAGCTAATAAAGGTATTAAAATAA
- a CDS encoding Hsp20/alpha crystallin family protein → MSSNKEDLKNQLTESSFYYLMKYMDSFIDESLQHFNSIFNYKAFELDMYETETEVVIEAKLPGYNRDQIQLEIIEDQLRIAVEDSKVVKENDMQNHPYKKQQSFQKIERLITLPFTISEADTKATYKDGIIQITTPKRKPKFIEIDE, encoded by the coding sequence TTGAGTTCAAATAAAGAAGATCTGAAGAATCAGTTAACTGAATCATCATTTTATTACTTAATGAAATATATGGATTCATTTATTGATGAATCTTTACAACATTTTAACTCTATTTTTAACTATAAAGCATTTGAATTAGACATGTATGAAACGGAAACCGAAGTTGTGATCGAGGCAAAATTACCAGGTTATAATCGTGATCAAATCCAATTAGAAATAATCGAGGATCAGCTACGAATAGCCGTTGAAGATTCTAAAGTAGTGAAAGAAAATGATATGCAAAATCACCCATACAAAAAGCAGCAATCTTTTCAAAAAATAGAACGTCTAATCACACTACCGTTTACTATTTCTGAAGCCGATACAAAAGCTACCTATAAGGATGGAATAATACAAATCACTACTCCTAAAAGGAAACCGAAGTTTATTGAGATTGATGAATAG
- a CDS encoding DUF1657 domain-containing protein has product MTVGTKMLETIASCESTIANLHSFSLETQDQNAKTMFQNLANQQQQIIDNLKARYEYIQSQEPQYKQQ; this is encoded by the coding sequence ATGACAGTAGGAACAAAAATGCTTGAAACAATAGCTAGTTGTGAAAGTACAATTGCTAATCTTCATTCTTTTTCATTAGAAACTCAAGATCAAAATGCAAAAACAATGTTTCAAAACCTTGCAAATCAACAACAACAAATTATTGATAATCTAAAGGCTCGCTATGAGTATATTCAATCTCAAGAGCCACAATATAAACAACAATAA
- a CDS encoding kinase, which translates to MEDKITTLLKNIPKVEKGQKVVIGIDGLSRSGKTTIVRSIEQHIQEKDILSCVLHIDDYIVEREKRYSTGNEEWYEYYNLQWDVEWLKENLFKRLKESNELKLLAYDSISDSQKLNSIKIPDTCLIIIEGVFLQRKEWRNYFDFMIYLNCVREERFKRESVDTQKNIEKFEKRYWKAEDYYMKTVSPIEQADLVIKN; encoded by the coding sequence TTGGAAGATAAAATAACAACATTATTGAAAAACATTCCAAAAGTTGAAAAAGGTCAAAAGGTTGTAATCGGTATAGATGGATTAAGTCGCTCAGGTAAAACTACAATAGTAAGAAGCATCGAACAGCATATTCAAGAAAAAGATATTTTGTCTTGTGTTTTACATATAGACGATTACATTGTAGAGAGAGAAAAACGTTATAGCACTGGTAATGAAGAGTGGTATGAGTATTACAATTTACAATGGGATGTAGAATGGCTAAAAGAGAATTTATTCAAAAGACTTAAAGAATCTAATGAATTAAAATTATTAGCATATGACTCTATTTCAGATTCACAAAAATTAAATTCGATCAAGATACCAGATACATGTCTAATAATAATTGAAGGAGTATTTTTACAAAGAAAAGAGTGGAGAAATTACTTCGATTTTATGATTTATCTGAATTGTGTACGAGAAGAGAGATTCAAACGTGAAAGTGTTGATACACAAAAAAACATTGAGAAGTTTGAAAAAAGATACTGGAAAGCAGAAGATTATTATATGAAAACAGTTTCGCCAATAGAACAAGCCGATTTAGTTATAAAGAATTAA
- a CDS encoding EamA family transporter translates to MKGTMPTFLVLLAAILWGTTGTTQALAPETAHPIAIGATRLAVGGFFLLLMALIVGKFSLKGWSIKTTLIASLCMALYQPLFFSAVSITGVAIGTVVAIGSAPIFSGLTEWIYLKIRPSKVWWYSTFLSILGCLLLFVNTESVFVDPVGIVMALGAGLSFASYALISRSLVEKHSSLSVVAVVFTISAILLSPFLFTFDMSWIMSFQGVGVSLQLGILATGIAYFLFAKGLTKVNSSTAVTLSLAEPLTAALLGVFLLGESLTITSWIGMILLILGIGILFLSPKKSISIKEPKMVH, encoded by the coding sequence ATGAAAGGAACAATGCCGACTTTTTTAGTATTACTCGCTGCAATACTTTGGGGAACTACAGGTACAACGCAGGCACTTGCGCCAGAAACAGCTCATCCGATTGCGATTGGGGCTACTCGTTTAGCAGTAGGAGGTTTCTTTTTATTATTAATGGCTCTTATAGTAGGGAAATTCAGCCTGAAAGGTTGGTCTATCAAGACAACGCTAATAGCATCTTTATGTATGGCTTTGTATCAGCCGTTATTTTTCTCGGCAGTTTCAATTACTGGAGTGGCTATTGGGACAGTAGTTGCAATTGGGAGTGCACCTATCTTCTCAGGTCTCACAGAATGGATTTATTTAAAGATTCGTCCATCTAAAGTTTGGTGGTATTCTACTTTCCTATCAATATTAGGTTGCCTATTGCTCTTTGTTAATACAGAATCCGTTTTTGTAGACCCTGTTGGAATAGTAATGGCTCTTGGGGCTGGGTTATCCTTTGCTAGTTACGCTCTTATTAGTAGGTCATTGGTTGAAAAACATTCTTCATTATCAGTTGTAGCAGTTGTTTTTACTATAAGTGCAATTTTATTATCTCCGTTTTTATTTACTTTTGATATGTCTTGGATTATGAGTTTTCAAGGTGTAGGTGTAAGTCTTCAACTAGGAATTTTGGCAACTGGGATAGCCTATTTTCTTTTTGCTAAAGGACTTACCAAGGTTAATTCATCAACTGCAGTTACACTTTCGTTAGCAGAACCATTAACCGCAGCATTATTAGGAGTATTTCTATTGGGCGAAAGCTTAACGATAACTTCTTGGATCGGAATGATCCTCTTAATACTAGGAATCGGAATATTATTTTTGTCGCCCAAAAAATCGATTAGCATAAAAGAACCAAAAATGGTTCATTAG
- a CDS encoding spore germination protein codes for MPCCVVGPVKLNSVSGGTVNFGDAFYIAPKSVDKAISGAGGGGVGDLQFVCVGASLTYGIDPDVVDQPVIANN; via the coding sequence ATGCCTTGTTGCGTTGTTGGCCCTGTAAAATTAAACAGTGTAAGTGGAGGAACTGTAAACTTTGGAGATGCATTTTACATTGCTCCCAAAAGCGTTGATAAAGCCATTTCTGGAGCTGGTGGTGGTGGAGTTGGTGATCTACAATTTGTTTGTGTTGGAGCAAGTTTAACTTATGGAATAGATCCTGATGTAGTTGATCAACCCGTAATAGCTAATAACTAA
- a CDS encoding penicillin-binding protein, with protein MNFKKSVNMNRGSVFLSLIFFVLFLVVLFRFLFIMVTGTVDGVNLVENKETRITKEGILEGKKGEILTNDGEKIAVDSQVYTVIGVLSKENPNHIKDIPDTAAKLAKVLKTDSKAIEKSLSDSKAYQVELGKIGRNITFTQMQEISNLDLPGIIFAPDIRRTYPLGDFASHIVGITDFDGKGISGIEKEYSEELLGTDGYIKKKIDGFIGFGYDLPQEESKSKPPQNGNNIYTTLDMNIQTILEDSMNQVVKEYNPEKIIGIVMDPKTGEIVALSNRPSIYPNEQNEVNYLNYALSSSFEPGSTMKIFTLAAAINEGVYNGQEKYKSGAIEVTGELIHDHNKTGWGMITYDKGVELSSNVAFTILAKDKLGFDRFYRYLQEFGFDKKTGIDMGNEGLGKFVYNRPIEKATTAFGQGSTFTPIQLVTAASSIANDGKMMKPYVIKKILDEKGKILEENKPKVLNKPVSAETAKKTRELLTSVVTDGTGTYFQLNDFQVAGKTGTAQISDGEGGYQVGRNNYMFSFLGMAPAEDPRLIMYVAVEKPNLKADQVGANAVSDIFNTVMDYGLKKLNATSDVVNNKSNSEEVTPTIMESYKEKSVKNSVSILKGKGLEPIILGQGEKVVETEPIEGTELLKGSKVLIKTEGKKVMPDITGWSLSDVMKLSSLTGLEIQHEGNGFVTSQSIGEGKEIKEGNKLSIKLK; from the coding sequence ATGAATTTTAAAAAGTCGGTAAATATGAATCGGGGATCTGTATTTCTATCATTAATTTTTTTCGTTTTGTTTTTAGTAGTCTTATTTCGCTTCCTGTTTATTATGGTAACGGGAACAGTAGATGGTGTTAATCTTGTAGAAAATAAGGAAACTAGAATAACAAAAGAAGGTATTTTAGAAGGGAAAAAAGGAGAAATACTTACGAACGATGGTGAAAAAATTGCAGTCGATTCACAAGTATACACAGTGATAGGTGTACTTAGCAAAGAAAATCCAAACCATATAAAAGATATTCCAGATACTGCAGCAAAGTTGGCTAAAGTATTAAAAACTGACTCTAAAGCTATTGAAAAATCATTAAGTGATAGTAAAGCATATCAAGTTGAGTTAGGAAAAATAGGCAGAAATATAACATTTACTCAAATGCAAGAAATTAGCAATCTCGATCTTCCAGGAATCATCTTTGCTCCAGATATTAGAAGAACTTACCCATTAGGTGATTTTGCATCACACATTGTAGGAATCACTGATTTCGATGGTAAAGGTATATCAGGCATCGAAAAGGAATATTCAGAAGAGTTATTAGGGACAGATGGATACATAAAAAAGAAGATTGATGGGTTTATAGGATTTGGCTATGATTTGCCTCAGGAAGAATCAAAATCAAAGCCTCCTCAAAATGGAAACAATATATATACAACATTGGATATGAACATTCAGACGATCCTAGAAGACTCGATGAATCAAGTTGTTAAAGAATACAATCCTGAAAAAATCATTGGGATTGTGATGGATCCTAAAACTGGTGAGATAGTAGCTCTAAGTAATAGACCCTCAATTTATCCCAATGAACAAAATGAAGTTAATTATTTGAACTATGCCCTGTCATCTTCCTTTGAACCTGGCTCTACAATGAAGATATTTACACTAGCAGCTGCTATTAATGAAGGGGTTTATAATGGTCAAGAGAAGTATAAATCAGGAGCAATAGAAGTTACTGGAGAATTGATTCATGATCACAATAAAACGGGCTGGGGAATGATTACATATGATAAGGGTGTTGAGCTTTCGTCAAATGTTGCATTTACTATCCTAGCAAAAGACAAATTAGGCTTTGATCGATTCTATCGTTACTTACAGGAGTTTGGATTTGATAAAAAAACTGGAATAGATATGGGCAATGAAGGATTAGGTAAATTCGTTTATAATCGTCCAATTGAAAAAGCTACCACAGCGTTTGGTCAAGGATCTACTTTTACTCCAATTCAATTAGTTACCGCAGCTTCTTCTATCGCAAACGATGGTAAGATGATGAAGCCTTACGTCATAAAGAAAATTTTGGATGAAAAAGGAAAAATCCTTGAAGAAAACAAACCAAAAGTATTGAATAAACCAGTAAGTGCTGAAACAGCTAAGAAGACAAGAGAATTACTAACCTCTGTTGTAACTGATGGTACAGGAACCTACTTTCAGCTAAATGATTTTCAGGTTGCTGGTAAAACAGGAACTGCACAAATTTCTGATGGAGAAGGGGGTTATCAAGTTGGGAGAAATAATTATATGTTTTCATTTTTAGGAATGGCTCCTGCTGAAGACCCTAGGTTGATTATGTATGTTGCAGTTGAAAAACCAAATTTGAAGGCAGATCAAGTAGGTGCAAATGCTGTTTCCGACATATTCAATACTGTAATGGATTATGGTCTTAAAAAGCTAAACGCAACTTCTGATGTAGTCAATAACAAAAGTAACAGTGAAGAAGTAACTCCAACAATCATGGAATCCTATAAAGAAAAGTCAGTTAAAAATTCAGTTAGCATCCTGAAAGGCAAAGGGTTAGAACCTATAATACTTGGTCAAGGAGAAAAGGTAGTAGAGACAGAACCAATTGAAGGAACAGAGTTGTTAAAGGGTTCAAAAGTATTAATAAAGACAGAAGGTAAAAAGGTAATGCCTGATATAACTGGATGGAGCCTTTCTGATGTTATGAAGCTAAGTAGCTTAACTGGGTTAGAGATTCAACATGAAGGAAATGGATTTGTAACTTCACAAAGTATAGGTGAAGGTAAAGAGATTAAAGAAGGAAATAAACTTTCTATAAAATTAAAATAA
- a CDS encoding peptidoglycan-binding domain-containing protein, which yields MNDVVQATEKYFKGKDIPDPVIKGESIELPLNIGDEGPFVRDIQKDLIKAGIGLPIYGADGIYGSETKRAVMRFQKKYDLLVDGLVGPNTLNKLKEVTSSSRSINEFPLPNGILSRGDEGPKVKQLQRALKEINFDPKYIDGIYGPLTEDAVRRFQSMYAALVNDGIYGPNTKQYIEMELEENG from the coding sequence ATTAATGATGTTGTACAGGCGACTGAAAAGTATTTTAAAGGTAAGGATATTCCTGACCCTGTTATCAAGGGGGAATCTATCGAACTACCATTAAACATAGGCGATGAGGGTCCTTTTGTAAGAGATATACAAAAAGATCTAATTAAAGCTGGAATTGGCTTGCCAATTTACGGCGCTGATGGCATATATGGATCAGAAACAAAACGCGCAGTTATGAGGTTTCAGAAAAAATATGATTTGCTTGTCGATGGACTTGTTGGACCAAATACATTAAATAAGTTAAAAGAAGTAACTTCATCAAGTCGGAGTATAAATGAATTTCCTTTACCTAATGGAATTTTATCACGGGGAGATGAAGGTCCTAAGGTGAAGCAATTACAAAGGGCTTTAAAAGAAATAAATTTTGATCCAAAATATATTGATGGAATATATGGACCTCTAACTGAAGATGCAGTAAGAAGATTTCAATCAATGTATGCTGCCTTAGTAAACGATGGTATTTATGGTCCAAACACGAAGCAGTATATAGAAATGGAACTGGAGGAAAATGGTTAA
- a CDS encoding PASTA domain-containing protein has protein sequence MESYKEKSVKNSVSILKDKGLEPIILGQGEKVVETEPIKGTELLKGSKVLIKTEGKMVMPDITGWSLSDVMKLSSLTGLEIQHEGNGFVSSQSIGEGKEIKEGSKLSIKLK, from the coding sequence ATGGAATCCTATAAAGAAAAATCAGTTAAAAATTCAGTTAGCATCCTAAAAGACAAAGGGTTAGAACCTATAATACTTGGTCAAGGAGAAAAGGTAGTAGAGACAGAACCAATTAAAGGAACAGAGTTGTTAAAGGGGTCAAAAGTATTAATAAAGACAGAAGGTAAAATGGTAATGCCTGATATAACTGGATGGAGCCTTTCTGATGTTATGAAACTAAGTAGCTTAACTGGGCTAGAAATCCAACATGAAGGGAATGGATTTGTAAGTTCACAAAGTATAGGTGAAGGTAAAGAGATTAAAGAAGGAAGCAAACTTTCTATAAAATTAAAATAA
- a CDS encoding cell wall hydrolase has protein sequence MTRVKHTNKDIDLIARMIHAEAVGEGRLGMLMVGNVIVNRAVADCLDFKAARTIRDVIFQVQGGNYSFEAVQKGSLFYKPARDVERKLAREVVKYWRQHPSKYALWYFNPYGSCPPTWYNQPFAGQYKQHCYYEPQANTCESAYRY, from the coding sequence GTGACAAGGGTAAAACATACCAACAAGGACATTGATTTAATAGCAAGGATGATACATGCAGAAGCCGTCGGCGAGGGGCGACTAGGAATGCTCATGGTTGGGAATGTCATTGTAAATAGAGCAGTAGCTGATTGTTTAGATTTTAAGGCTGCAAGAACCATACGAGATGTGATTTTTCAGGTTCAAGGCGGTAATTACTCTTTTGAGGCTGTACAAAAAGGGAGTTTATTTTATAAACCAGCAAGAGATGTAGAAAGAAAATTGGCACGTGAAGTAGTTAAGTATTGGAGACAACATCCTTCTAAGTATGCTCTTTGGTATTTCAACCCGTATGGTTCGTGTCCACCTACATGGTATAATCAACCATTTGCGGGACAATATAAACAACATTGTTACTATGAGCCGCAGGCTAATACATGCGAAAGTGCTTATAGGTATTAA
- a CDS encoding YetF domain-containing protein, with protein MDILLTYVVKPIAIFIGAYILIRFGGKKAVSEMNSFDLLFIIVLGTIVSEPLVTKQTVEALTYGLVFLISYILFSYATLNNKLRWFLIAKPTVLVRNGDIDEKGLKKARITTSELISTLRQQGYTKTADVELAVLEDMGKVSVIPKSYARPLQPSDLNLHPSPTFIPIPIIMNGQIIYHNLKFLDKDEEWLNMQLMANQKNIQNISDITLATYTQQGTLSVDTDNPNENSNTNNPYLYKPGMDN; from the coding sequence TTGGATATATTACTTACGTATGTTGTTAAACCAATTGCCATTTTTATAGGAGCTTATATATTAATACGTTTTGGTGGTAAAAAAGCTGTATCAGAAATGAATAGCTTTGATTTATTATTTATCATAGTTTTAGGAACGATTGTTAGTGAGCCTTTAGTAACGAAGCAAACAGTTGAAGCTTTAACCTATGGGTTAGTGTTTCTTATTTCATACATCTTATTTTCTTATGCAACACTCAATAATAAACTTAGATGGTTTTTAATAGCGAAGCCTACTGTATTAGTTAGAAATGGTGACATTGATGAAAAAGGATTAAAAAAAGCAAGAATTACGACTAGTGAATTAATTAGCACCTTAAGACAACAAGGATATACAAAAACTGCGGATGTAGAACTTGCAGTATTGGAAGATATGGGGAAAGTCAGTGTCATCCCAAAATCTTATGCTAGACCATTACAACCAAGTGATTTAAATTTGCATCCATCACCTACATTTATCCCAATTCCGATTATTATGAATGGGCAAATTATATATCATAACTTAAAGTTCTTAGATAAGGATGAAGAATGGCTTAATATGCAACTAATGGCTAATCAAAAGAATATCCAAAATATTTCGGATATTACACTCGCAACATACACACAACAAGGTACCTTATCAGTAGATACAGATAATCCTAACGAAAATTCAAATACAAATAATCCATATCTTTATAAGCCAGGAATGGATAATTAA